A portion of the Chlamydia caviae GPIC genome contains these proteins:
- a CDS encoding DUF1389 domain-containing protein, which translates to MLSPCHLDKKTILDSCGSMGCHSTFFFCVKSSLIDDCSCSSVSQRLYKQALVISGVFCAIVSFVLASVIFSGISGPVMILGLVISLVLCGALLISALYYSRHPYVIITPIVDSGTNGSISSSTEESSSLDESIEVSATSVSVLDSTIDDRESSDDDFVLAETPESYSETIAASMLDSSTVGEEFFDEESTSILNAAFNLSSSIVSDDSIKEEDSLEIDLDLSWLYDSQLVIDAEATVDATSYVGEMTSLPKGFLSIVAKNYPRIIYQICIQEFLTIQELRLLIDGLIESRKLENYPENLRMKLQSSRLSIMEFDCRDIELQPLDEILLKECPFYFLDKLIALGDRELPIAERISPAVYWTSRLGFVSQINTIVIPSVWILSRVTTREEYKMMLDHSKNNTWEQTRDLISHLQNCLKVYLDNEYQPSFSCTKSSVGWDLGTSSWLLYLCKHGVSWEQLQLFTKIDSRSVNFLYEIEQQSRGGHLARNIVSVFAYINEKKENFDPNIALFTWEEWIEDQSESSRRGERWRAHESTIKLLNAKRNELEALKETPFGCEELSGVPRYTYDSCTGAMEV; encoded by the coding sequence TTGTTGTCCCCCTGTCATTTGGATAAGAAAACTATTCTTGATAGTTGTGGGTCAATGGGTTGTCATAGTACATTTTTTTTCTGTGTTAAATCATCTTTAATTGATGACTGTTCATGTTCTTCCGTTTCGCAGCGCTTATATAAGCAGGCCTTAGTTATATCTGGCGTTTTTTGTGCGATCGTATCTTTTGTCTTGGCCTCTGTTATTTTCAGCGGCATTTCTGGACCAGTAATGATATTAGGTTTGGTAATCTCTTTAGTGCTTTGTGGAGCTTTACTAATCTCTGCTTTATATTATTCTAGACACCCTTATGTTATTATAACGCCTATCGTTGATTCTGGGACAAATGGTTCTATCTCCTCCTCTACTGAAGAGAGTTCTTCTTTAGATGAGTCTATAGAGGTTAGTGCTACATCTGTATCTGTATTGGATTCTACAATTGATGACAGAGAATCTTCTGATGACGATTTTGTTTTAGCTGAAACTCCAGAATCATATTCTGAGACTATTGCTGCATCTATGCTAGATTCCAGTACTGTTGGAGAGGAATTTTTTGATGAAGAATCGACTTCTATTTTAAATGCTGCATTTAATTTATCTTCCTCAATTGTTAGTGATGACTCTATTAAAGAAGAAGATAGTTTAGAAATAGATCTTGATTTAAGTTGGTTATATGATAGTCAATTAGTAATCGATGCAGAGGCTACAGTTGATGCTACAAGTTATGTAGGTGAAATGACGTCTCTTCCAAAAGGATTTCTTTCTATAGTAGCAAAAAATTATCCTAGAATCATCTATCAGATATGTATTCAGGAGTTCTTAACGATTCAAGAGCTACGCCTTCTTATAGACGGATTGATTGAGAGTAGAAAGCTTGAAAATTATCCCGAAAATCTCAGGATGAAATTACAAAGTTCCCGTTTATCTATTATGGAATTTGATTGTCGTGATATTGAGTTACAACCTCTGGATGAAATTTTACTAAAAGAATGCCCTTTCTATTTTCTCGATAAGTTGATTGCATTAGGGGATAGGGAATTGCCTATAGCAGAGAGAATATCTCCCGCTGTTTATTGGACCAGTCGTTTAGGATTTGTGAGTCAAATAAATACCATTGTCATTCCATCTGTTTGGATTTTATCTCGAGTGACAACCCGAGAAGAATACAAGATGATGCTCGATCATTCTAAGAATAATACATGGGAGCAAACTCGGGATTTAATTTCTCATTTACAGAATTGTCTAAAGGTTTATTTAGATAACGAATATCAGCCAAGTTTTTCTTGTACAAAGAGTAGTGTGGGGTGGGATTTAGGAACCTCCTCATGGCTCCTTTATCTATGTAAGCACGGAGTGAGTTGGGAGCAGTTGCAGTTGTTTACAAAAATAGATAGCCGTTCTGTAAATTTCCTCTATGAAATTGAACAACAAAGTCGAGGAGGGCATTTAGCAAGAAACATAGTCTCTGTTTTTGCATATATCAATGAGAAGAAAGAAAACTTTGATCCAAATATTGCGTTATTTACATGGGAAGAATGGATAGAAGATCAATCTGAAAGTTCTAGAAGAGGCGAAAGATGGAGAGCACATGAATCAACTATAAAGTTGTTAAATGCTAAACGAAATGAATTAGAAGCTCTTAAGGAGACGCCATTTGGTTGCGAAGAGTTAAGTGGGGTGCCGCGCTACACTTATGATTCTTGTACAGGAGCGATGGAGGTTTGA
- the pepF gene encoding oligoendopeptidase F, whose translation MTVDTEKQQVVRPRNEIAAADCWDVSPLYPNREDWKADLDSFGLKTDGSPTWPELQATQYQLEDSESLLSLLTKLFSVERKLDKLYVYAHLVHDQDITNQEGVADLKSITHLHILFSEEISWIQPALIGLSEPIIAQHLSAPCLAPYRFYLEKIFRLSMHTGTPGEEKILASAFAPFEVASKAFSSLSDSEIPFGQAMDSEGNSHPLSHALASLYMQSTDRELRKTAYLAQCERYYNYRHTFANLLNGKIQAHLFYAKNKKYGSCLESALYHNNIPTTVYTNLMDIVKKNASLITKYYSLKQKALNIKDFHFYDVYAPLSQSEEKKYSYEEAVDLIYDSLSPLGTEYVDILKQGLTTEGWVDKYENLNKRSGAYSSGCYDSYPYILLNYTGTLYDVSVIAHEGGHSMHSYFSRKNQSFHDAQYPIFLAEIASTLNEMLLMDSMLKKSNSKEEKITILTRCLDTIFSTLFRQVLFASFEYEVHSAAEQGIPLTEEYLSSTYKNLQNDFYGGIITFDTLSNIEWARIPHFYYNFYVYQYATGIIAALCFAERILNKEDNALESYMNFLKSGGSDFPLEILKKSGLDMATSEPIYKAFSFIERKIQELSSLI comes from the coding sequence ATGACCGTAGATACAGAAAAACAACAAGTAGTCCGTCCAAGAAACGAAATCGCTGCTGCAGACTGCTGGGATGTCAGCCCTCTATACCCAAATAGAGAAGACTGGAAAGCAGATTTAGACTCTTTTGGGTTGAAAACAGACGGTTCGCCTACCTGGCCAGAACTGCAAGCAACGCAATATCAACTTGAGGATTCCGAATCTCTCCTTTCTCTATTAACGAAACTTTTCTCAGTTGAAAGAAAGCTTGATAAACTCTACGTTTACGCCCACCTCGTTCATGATCAAGACATAACAAACCAAGAGGGAGTCGCAGATCTAAAATCGATCACACATCTACACATTCTCTTTTCTGAAGAGATCTCTTGGATACAGCCTGCCTTAATTGGTTTATCAGAGCCTATAATAGCGCAACATTTATCGGCTCCCTGCTTAGCTCCCTATAGATTCTATTTAGAAAAAATCTTTAGACTATCTATGCATACAGGTACTCCTGGAGAAGAAAAAATTTTAGCCTCAGCATTTGCACCTTTTGAAGTGGCTAGCAAAGCATTCTCTTCTTTAAGTGACTCAGAAATTCCCTTTGGTCAAGCTATGGACTCAGAAGGAAATTCCCATCCTCTTTCCCATGCACTAGCTTCATTATACATGCAATCTACAGATAGGGAATTAAGAAAGACAGCTTACCTAGCACAATGTGAAAGATATTATAATTACCGCCATACTTTTGCTAATCTGCTGAATGGAAAAATCCAAGCACATCTCTTCTATGCGAAGAATAAAAAGTATGGTTCTTGTTTAGAATCCGCGTTGTACCATAACAATATACCCACAACGGTGTATACCAATCTTATGGATATTGTGAAGAAGAACGCTTCACTAATTACCAAATACTATTCCCTAAAACAAAAAGCTCTGAATATAAAAGACTTTCACTTCTATGATGTCTATGCACCCCTAAGCCAATCCGAAGAGAAGAAATACTCTTATGAAGAAGCTGTAGACCTGATTTACGATAGTCTTTCTCCTCTGGGAACTGAATACGTTGATATTTTAAAACAGGGATTAACCACAGAAGGTTGGGTAGACAAATACGAGAACCTGAATAAACGCTCTGGAGCCTACTCTTCGGGATGCTATGACAGCTACCCTTATATTTTATTGAATTACACAGGAACATTATACGATGTATCTGTAATCGCTCATGAAGGTGGTCATAGCATGCATTCGTATTTCAGCAGGAAAAACCAGTCTTTCCATGACGCTCAATACCCTATTTTCCTCGCTGAAATTGCCTCAACTCTCAATGAAATGCTTCTTATGGATTCAATGCTGAAAAAGAGCAATTCTAAGGAAGAAAAGATCACTATTCTTACAAGATGTTTAGATACGATCTTTTCTACGCTATTTCGCCAGGTTTTATTTGCTTCTTTTGAATACGAAGTCCACTCTGCAGCAGAACAAGGTATTCCTTTAACCGAAGAATATCTATCCTCAACCTATAAGAATTTACAAAATGATTTTTATGGGGGGATCATAACATTCGATACTCTTTCCAACATAGAATGGGCAAGAATTCCCCATTTCTATTACAATTTCTACGTATACCAGTACGCAACAGGCATCATCGCCGCCCTATGCTTTGCGGAAAGAATTCTTAACAAAGAAGATAACGCTCTCGAATCGTACATGAACTTCTTAAAAAGTGGTGGCTCCGACTTCCCATTAGAAATCTTGAAGAAGTCCGGATTGGATATGGCAACCAGCGAGCCCATATACAAGGCCTTTTCCTTCATAGAGAGAAAAATTCAAGAGTTATCATCTTTAATTTAA
- the groL gene encoding chaperonin GroEL (60 kDa chaperone family; promotes refolding of misfolded polypeptides especially under stressful conditions; forms two stacked rings of heptamers to form a barrel-shaped 14mer; ends can be capped by GroES; misfolded proteins enter the barrel where they are refolded when GroES binds) gives MAAKNIKYNEDARKKIHKGVKTLAEAVKVTLGPKGRHVVIDKSFGSPQVTKDGVTVAKEIELEDKHENMGAQMVKEVASKTADKAGDGTTTATVLAEAIYSEGLRNVTAGANPMDLKRGIDKAVKVVVDEIKKISKPVQHHKEIAQVATISANNDAEIGNLIAEAMEKVGKNGSITVEEAKGFETVLDVVEGMNFNRGYLSSYFSTNPETQECVLEEALVLIYDKKISGIKDFLPVLQQVAESGRPLLIIAEDIEGEALATLVVNRLRAGFRVCAVKAPGFGDRRKAMLEDIAILTGGQLISEELGMKLENTTLAMLGKAKKVIVSKEDTTIVEGLGSKEDIESRCESIKKQIEDSTSDYDKEKLQERLAKLSGGVAVIRVGAATEIEMKEKKDRVDDAQHATLAAVEEGILPGGGTALVRCIPTLEAFIPILTNEDEQIGARIVLKALSAPLKQIAANAGKEGAIICQQVLSRSSSEGYDALRDAYTDMIEAGILDPTKVTRCALESAASVAGLLLTTEALIADIPEEKSSSAPAMPGAGMDY, from the coding sequence ATGGCAGCAAAAAATATTAAATATAACGAAGACGCCAGAAAAAAAATCCATAAAGGAGTTAAAACCCTTGCAGAAGCTGTAAAAGTAACCTTAGGTCCTAAAGGCCGTCATGTGGTTATCGATAAAAGCTTTGGTTCTCCTCAAGTTACCAAAGATGGCGTAACTGTCGCTAAAGAAATTGAGCTCGAAGACAAGCATGAGAACATGGGAGCTCAAATGGTAAAAGAAGTCGCTAGCAAAACTGCAGATAAAGCTGGTGATGGAACTACAACAGCTACTGTTCTTGCAGAAGCTATCTACAGTGAAGGATTGAGAAACGTAACTGCAGGCGCCAATCCTATGGACCTCAAAAGAGGCATTGATAAGGCAGTAAAAGTCGTTGTCGATGAAATCAAAAAAATTAGTAAACCCGTACAACATCACAAAGAAATAGCTCAAGTAGCGACTATTTCTGCAAATAATGATGCTGAAATCGGTAATCTTATCGCCGAAGCCATGGAAAAAGTTGGCAAAAACGGCTCTATTACTGTTGAAGAAGCTAAAGGTTTCGAAACTGTCCTCGACGTTGTCGAAGGTATGAATTTCAACCGCGGATACCTATCCAGCTACTTCTCTACAAATCCTGAAACACAAGAATGTGTTTTAGAAGAAGCTCTCGTGCTTATCTATGATAAAAAAATTTCCGGAATCAAAGATTTTCTACCAGTTTTACAACAAGTAGCAGAATCAGGACGTCCCCTACTTATCATTGCTGAAGATATCGAAGGAGAAGCTTTAGCTACTTTAGTAGTAAACAGACTACGTGCTGGATTCAGAGTGTGTGCAGTAAAAGCTCCTGGATTTGGTGATAGAAGAAAAGCTATGTTAGAAGACATCGCTATTTTAACTGGTGGTCAACTCATCAGCGAAGAGCTTGGCATGAAGCTTGAGAACACAACTCTAGCTATGTTAGGAAAAGCTAAAAAAGTCATCGTTTCCAAAGAAGATACAACAATTGTTGAAGGTCTTGGCAGCAAAGAAGATATTGAATCTCGCTGCGAAAGTATCAAAAAACAAATCGAAGACAGTACTTCTGATTACGACAAAGAAAAACTCCAAGAACGTTTAGCTAAACTTTCCGGAGGCGTAGCTGTAATCCGTGTAGGAGCTGCTACAGAAATCGAAATGAAAGAGAAAAAAGACAGAGTAGATGATGCTCAGCATGCAACTCTTGCTGCAGTTGAAGAAGGTATTCTACCTGGCGGTGGTACAGCTTTAGTTCGCTGCATCCCTACTTTAGAAGCTTTCATTCCTATTCTTACAAATGAAGATGAGCAAATCGGAGCACGTATTGTTCTCAAAGCATTATCCGCTCCATTAAAGCAAATTGCAGCCAATGCTGGTAAAGAAGGCGCTATCATCTGTCAACAAGTGCTTTCTCGCTCCTCTAGCGAAGGCTATGATGCTTTACGCGATGCTTACACCGACATGATTGAGGCAGGAATTCTCGATCCAACTAAAGTTACACGTTGTGCTTTAGAAAGCGCAGCTTCTGTAGCTGGGCTTCTATTAACAACAGAAGCTTTAATTGCCGATATTCCTGAAGAGAAATCCTCTTCTGCTCCCGCAATGCCAGGCGCAGGAATGGATTATTAA
- a CDS encoding co-chaperone GroES, with product MSDQATTLRIKPLGDRILVKREEEDSTARGGIILPDTAKKKQDRAEVLVLGTGKRDKDGNVLPFEVTVGDTVLIDKYAGQELTVDGEEYVIVQESEVMAVLK from the coding sequence ATGTCAGATCAAGCAACGACCCTTAGGATTAAGCCCCTGGGCGATAGAATTTTAGTGAAAAGAGAAGAAGAAGATTCTACAGCGCGCGGCGGCATCATTTTACCTGATACAGCAAAGAAAAAACAGGATCGAGCAGAGGTATTAGTCCTAGGCACTGGAAAACGAGATAAAGATGGCAACGTCCTACCTTTTGAAGTTACCGTGGGTGATACTGTTTTAATAGATAAATACGCGGGACAAGAACTTACCGTTGATGGTGAGGAGTACGTCATTGTTCAGGAAAGCGAAGTTATGGCAGTTCTCAAGTAA
- a CDS encoding Nif3-like dinuclear metal center hexameric protein encodes MNITDLLIYLNDLLSSESFPDYGPNGLQIGNLNANVEKIAVGVTADLSTIQAAIKLGANVLIVHHGLFWKGMPYPITGMLYNRIQLLIKHGIQLLAYHLPLDAHPTIGNNWKAARDLQWTNLQPFGSSLPYLGVQGSFQPISIENFVENLSNYYQSPIKAQALGGPQTISSAALISGGAYKELSQAILCKIDCFITGNFDEPAWSMALENHVHFLAFGHTATEKVGPKALADYLQTNLQVSSTFIDTDNPF; translated from the coding sequence ATGAACATTACCGATCTTCTTATCTACTTAAATGATCTATTGTCTTCGGAATCATTTCCCGATTACGGCCCCAATGGTTTACAAATAGGAAATCTTAACGCAAATGTTGAAAAAATAGCTGTTGGGGTAACTGCAGATTTATCAACAATACAAGCAGCTATCAAATTAGGCGCCAACGTATTAATTGTTCATCACGGATTATTTTGGAAAGGCATGCCCTATCCTATTACAGGAATGCTTTATAATCGTATACAGCTCCTAATTAAGCATGGCATACAACTATTAGCTTATCATTTACCCCTAGATGCACACCCAACCATTGGAAATAATTGGAAAGCGGCCCGCGATTTACAATGGACAAACTTACAGCCATTCGGCAGTTCTCTTCCCTATCTAGGAGTCCAAGGATCCTTCCAACCAATATCCATAGAAAATTTTGTAGAAAATCTATCTAATTACTACCAATCCCCTATAAAAGCTCAGGCGCTGGGCGGCCCACAAACCATCTCCTCAGCAGCACTCATCTCCGGAGGAGCTTACAAAGAGCTATCTCAAGCTATTCTTTGTAAAATTGATTGTTTCATCACAGGAAATTTTGATGAACCCGCATGGTCCATGGCCCTAGAAAATCATGTGCATTTTCTTGCCTTTGGTCATACGGCAACAGAAAAAGTAGGACCAAAAGCTCTCGCAGACTACCTTCAGACCAACCTACAAGTTTCCTCAACATTTATTGATACCGACAATCCATTTTAA